A stretch of the Aegilops tauschii subsp. strangulata cultivar AL8/78 chromosome 4, Aet v6.0, whole genome shotgun sequence genome encodes the following:
- the LOC109754541 gene encoding uncharacterized protein At5g01610-like, which translates to MATYPLLLLLLLALFAAVAVAAAASSAEDTPTAYEMLERYDFPRGILPEGVEGYELGPDGGFEVYFPRECEFLLAKQWLVRYDARIAGAVTAGRLAALEGVHVKVLFLWLPVAEVDRAGDRLSFYVGPVSTSFPLSSFASSPHCRGYHAVAAAVS; encoded by the coding sequence ATGGCCACctaccccctcctcctcctcctcctcctcgccctcttcgccgccgtcgccgtagCCGCGGCGGCGTCGTCGGCGGAGGACACGCCAACGGCGTACGAGATGCTGGAGCGGTACGACTTCCCGCggggcatcctgccggagggggtggaggggtaCGAGCTCGGCCCGGACGGCGGCTTCGAGGTCTACTTCCCGCGGGAGTGCGAGTTCCTGCTGGCGAAGCAGTGGCTGGTCAGGTACGACGCCCGCATCGCCGGCGCCGTCACCGCGGGcaggctggcggcgctggagggcGTCCACGTCAAGGTGCTCTTCCTGTGGCTCCCCGTCGCCGAGGTCGACCGCGCCGGCGACCGCCTCAGCTTCTACGTCGGCCCCGTCTCCACGTCCTTCCCGCTGAGCTCCTTCGCCAGCAGCCCGCACTGTCGCGGCTACCACGCCGTCGCTGCGGCCGTCTCATAA